In the genome of Marinomonas algicola, the window GGCTTTTGCTCCTAAGGATCAGCCGCAAATAGATCCGGCACTTTGGCTCCCTGCTGAATTGTATTCGTTGATGCATTAATGCGTTTTTTTGTAAGAAAAATCTTAGATGTATGTGAAAAATTGTGGTTTAAATTAATTAAACTGGCTTAGAATGAGAAATTCTACAGCCTCGCCATGAGTCTGTCTTTATTTCAATTTTACATATTGAGGACTATTAATGAGTGTAAAACATAATGGGTCATGCCTTTGCGGTGAAGTGATTTTTGAAGTAGAAGGTGAATTTGAAAGTTTTTTCATGTGTCATTGTCAATATTGTCGCAAAGATACTGGCTCGGCTCATGCCTCTAATTTATTTTCGACTACAGCAGTAGTAACGTGGATATCAGGCGAAAATAACATAAAGACATATCGTTTGCCATCGACAAGGCACGTAAAGAGTTTCTGTACAAACTGTGGTTCTGCTCTGCCAAATATTCAAATGGGAGGGGCATTTTTAGTTGTGCCAGCAGGAAGCATTGATACGCAAATTTCAAATAAACCAAATGCTCATGTTTTTGTTGCAAGCAAGGCCGATTGGGATCAAGACCTAGAGCAGATTCCTATGATGGAAAGGCTACCATGTTAAATTGAGGAAACACAAAACATGAAG includes:
- a CDS encoding GFA family protein: MSVKHNGSCLCGEVIFEVEGEFESFFMCHCQYCRKDTGSAHASNLFSTTAVVTWISGENNIKTYRLPSTRHVKSFCTNCGSALPNIQMGGAFLVVPAGSIDTQISNKPNAHVFVASKADWDQDLEQIPMMERLPC